A section of the Marinimicrobium koreense genome encodes:
- a CDS encoding DNA-J related domain-containing protein, with the protein MTEQTQRLPDEGERNPLIGPVRELLQAAQGVAQTEFTLIKGLKTRGLVDRDYSFHPLTLFRVHFQVFNALHRLQEEFACQGQALVISPLAIYLRPLADGESARAVSEAEAGPLREFYLDWSYYDNATEETVVELLAGFWKRLGQGAAPSDQERADALATLELTDPVTREEIKQRYRRLAMDHHPDRGGSERRLQQINAAMAVLGRGR; encoded by the coding sequence ATGACTGAACAGACACAAAGGCTGCCCGACGAGGGGGAGCGCAACCCGCTGATCGGCCCCGTTCGGGAGCTACTGCAGGCCGCCCAGGGGGTGGCCCAGACCGAGTTTACCCTGATCAAAGGCCTCAAGACCCGGGGGCTGGTGGATCGGGACTACAGTTTTCATCCGCTGACCCTGTTCCGGGTGCACTTTCAGGTGTTCAACGCCCTGCATCGGCTCCAGGAGGAGTTTGCCTGCCAGGGGCAGGCGCTGGTGATCTCGCCCCTGGCGATCTATCTGCGGCCGCTGGCGGACGGGGAGAGTGCCCGGGCGGTATCCGAGGCGGAGGCGGGGCCCTTACGCGAGTTCTACCTGGATTGGTCGTATTACGACAACGCGACCGAAGAGACGGTGGTAGAACTGCTGGCGGGTTTCTGGAAGCGTCTGGGGCAGGGGGCGGCTCCCTCCGACCAGGAGCGGGCCGATGCCCTGGCAACGCTGGAGCTGACCGACCCGGTTACCCGGGAGGAAATCAAGCAGCGCTACCGTCGTCTGGCGATGGACCACCATCCGGATCGGGGCGGCTCCGAGCGACGTCTGCAGCAGATCAACGCTGCCATGGCGGTACTAGGGCGGGGTCGCTAG
- a CDS encoding alpha/beta fold hydrolase, translating into MRKLWWIWVLCLGIAGAAATCWFIDVSPETITARATESTPDNAPAIATDYELRYRRCDFQSHWRKDVRCADLLTPGYATDSGEQRFHLPVVILRSSSAERRDDPVIYLPGGPGGSAGLDKHSIEFWQSWQEYSNLHRDLILMDRRGVGQSEPALTCPEYDIYSEQAVAQHIEPQREAREAAELLQACFADLEAAGHFRQDQFGTRQSAADLAALMRLLPYDQFNLIGVSYGTRLALATVALNPEEPPPVRTLVLDALYPPDQGGLISWPGVVTQSIERFIRWCQGRQGCAESVPDLNALLMQALKTLESQPLELSVDSWYRTESIEVVLDDHRMMTTVFSALYNHGDWPMIVEALQGVVSEEPERVTPLVESFINQALEGGLSRLTFMAVDCFDHTLGTEVAYNAELARYPRYAAYMDRWDSYICRWLGSADEPLPPLEPPATPTLILAGELDPVTPAQWSRDVSRRWPEAQLYIAEEVGHSVIWSDTCVESALGRFLDHPEQEWTPECEAEVE; encoded by the coding sequence ATGCGCAAACTCTGGTGGATATGGGTCTTGTGTTTGGGCATTGCGGGCGCGGCGGCCACCTGTTGGTTTATTGACGTTTCCCCTGAAACGATAACGGCCAGAGCGACGGAATCGACGCCTGATAATGCACCGGCAATTGCTACGGACTATGAGCTCCGTTACCGCCGTTGCGACTTCCAGAGCCACTGGCGTAAAGACGTCCGCTGCGCCGACCTGTTGACGCCCGGCTATGCGACCGACTCGGGTGAGCAGCGTTTTCACCTGCCGGTGGTCATCCTCCGTTCCAGTTCGGCCGAGCGACGGGACGACCCGGTGATCTACTTGCCCGGCGGCCCCGGTGGTTCGGCCGGACTCGACAAACACAGCATCGAATTCTGGCAGTCCTGGCAGGAATACAGCAATCTGCACCGTGACCTGATTCTGATGGATCGGCGCGGCGTGGGGCAAAGCGAGCCCGCACTGACCTGCCCGGAGTATGACATCTACAGTGAGCAGGCCGTTGCTCAGCATATTGAGCCGCAGCGGGAAGCGCGGGAAGCCGCCGAGTTGCTGCAAGCCTGTTTTGCGGACTTGGAGGCTGCGGGGCACTTTCGTCAGGATCAGTTTGGTACCCGGCAAAGCGCCGCCGATCTGGCTGCACTGATGCGCCTCTTGCCCTACGACCAGTTCAATCTGATCGGCGTGTCCTACGGTACGCGCCTCGCTCTGGCGACCGTAGCGTTGAACCCTGAAGAGCCGCCGCCGGTGCGAACATTGGTTCTGGATGCGCTCTACCCACCGGACCAGGGTGGGTTGATCAGTTGGCCCGGTGTGGTAACCCAAAGCATTGAGCGTTTCATCCGCTGGTGCCAAGGGCGCCAGGGCTGCGCCGAGTCGGTGCCGGACCTGAACGCCTTGCTGATGCAGGCCCTCAAAACGCTGGAGAGTCAGCCGTTGGAATTGTCCGTGGACAGTTGGTACCGAACGGAATCCATCGAAGTGGTACTGGACGATCACCGAATGATGACCACGGTATTCAGCGCCCTGTATAACCATGGCGATTGGCCGATGATTGTCGAGGCGCTGCAGGGGGTTGTGAGCGAAGAGCCCGAACGAGTGACCCCGCTGGTGGAGTCTTTTATCAACCAGGCGTTGGAGGGCGGCCTATCAAGGCTGACGTTCATGGCAGTGGACTGCTTTGATCATACGCTGGGCACCGAGGTCGCCTACAATGCCGAGTTGGCCCGTTACCCACGCTACGCCGCCTATATGGATCGTTGGGACAGTTACATCTGTCGCTGGTTGGGCTCCGCCGATGAACCTCTGCCACCCCTCGAACCGCCCGCCACACCTACGCTGATATTGGCCGGCGAACTGGACCCCGTCACACCGGCGCAATGGTCTCGCGATGTGTCCCGTCGCTGGCCAGAGGCCCAGCTCTATATTGCCGAAGAAGTCGGCCACTCGGTGATATGGTCGGACACCTGTGTAGAGTCAGCACTGGGCCGTTTTCTGGATCACCCGGAGCAGGAGTGGACGCCGGAGTGCGAGGCTGAAGTGGAATAA
- a CDS encoding putative bifunctional diguanylate cyclase/phosphodiesterase, with the protein MTPVRIALIYLALASLWILLSDRVLYWLVAADSTSFLFWQTTKGWLFVIASSVIIYLLAFRLNWALSRQLDLKRRHLSLVRRKAYTDYLTGLPNRRFGLRVMRRLLGQAERSDKGFCVILLDLDDFKQVNDSLGHRAGDQLIVALAERLKAQLGLGEHLVRQGGDEFLMMCAGTESRHRVAARAGALLEALTEPVTLDGMELTVTASAGVACYPDDGRQLLGLMRSVDLALHHSKKYKHCFNFYQPEMATSLQHRFDLQQKLREALDENGLEVFFQPVYEPVEGRCTGSEALVRWRTAEGFISPADFIPVAEQSGQIRKLGMMVLRKAFSHTVALIKESGQALTISVNVSPKQFVHGYIVSDLQQALHESGIDPRCVILEITEGVLLNNVIEAAEVLNQLTDLGVAISMDDFGQGYSSLSYLRQHPFSYLKIDRSFVQGMDQSRQDRALVEASVAMAQALNLKVVAEGVETQTQSLALEGLGVDYLQGFWLARPMPGDEYRALVLQQTVNA; encoded by the coding sequence ATGACCCCAGTACGGATAGCCCTGATCTACCTCGCGCTCGCCTCCTTGTGGATATTGCTATCCGACCGGGTGCTGTACTGGTTGGTCGCCGCAGACTCCACCAGCTTCCTGTTCTGGCAGACCACCAAAGGCTGGCTGTTTGTCATCGCCTCCAGCGTCATCATTTACCTGCTGGCCTTTCGGCTGAACTGGGCGCTCTCCCGGCAGCTCGATCTGAAACGCCGACACCTGTCGCTCGTGCGCCGCAAAGCCTACACCGATTACCTGACGGGATTGCCGAACCGCCGCTTCGGCCTGCGGGTCATGCGGCGGTTGCTGGGGCAGGCCGAACGCAGCGACAAAGGTTTCTGTGTCATTCTGCTGGACCTGGATGACTTCAAGCAGGTCAATGACAGTCTGGGCCACAGGGCGGGGGATCAACTGATCGTCGCGCTTGCCGAGCGGCTCAAGGCCCAGCTCGGCCTTGGTGAGCACCTGGTGCGCCAGGGCGGCGATGAGTTTCTGATGATGTGCGCCGGTACCGAAAGCCGCCATCGGGTGGCGGCCCGTGCCGGTGCGCTGCTCGAAGCACTGACCGAGCCGGTTACGCTTGATGGTATGGAGCTGACCGTCACCGCCAGTGCCGGGGTGGCCTGCTATCCGGATGATGGTCGACAGCTGTTGGGCCTGATGCGCAGCGTCGATCTGGCGTTGCATCACAGCAAAAAATACAAACACTGCTTCAACTTTTATCAACCGGAAATGGCCACCAGCCTGCAGCATCGCTTTGATCTTCAACAGAAGTTGCGCGAAGCGCTGGATGAGAATGGGTTGGAGGTTTTCTTCCAGCCGGTGTACGAGCCGGTTGAGGGGCGCTGCACCGGCTCCGAAGCCCTGGTGCGTTGGCGCACGGCGGAAGGGTTTATTTCACCGGCGGACTTTATTCCGGTCGCGGAGCAGAGCGGGCAGATCCGAAAACTGGGAATGATGGTGCTCAGAAAAGCGTTTTCCCACACCGTCGCCTTGATCAAGGAGAGTGGGCAGGCGCTGACCATCTCGGTAAACGTCTCCCCCAAACAGTTTGTGCACGGGTACATCGTCAGTGACCTGCAACAGGCGTTGCACGAATCCGGCATCGACCCGCGGTGCGTGATTCTGGAAATCACCGAAGGCGTGCTACTGAATAACGTGATCGAAGCGGCGGAAGTTCTCAATCAATTGACCGACCTGGGGGTCGCCATCTCCATGGATGACTTTGGTCAGGGCTACTCGTCACTCAGTTACCTGCGCCAACACCCCTTCAGTTATCTGAAAATTGATCGCAGCTTTGTGCAGGGCATGGACCAGTCCCGGCAGGATCGAGCTCTGGTGGAAGCGAGTGTGGCCATGGCTCAGGCACTCAATCTGAAAGTCGTGGCCGAAGGCGTGGAAACGCAAACCCAGAGTCTGGCGTTGGAAGGCCTGGGTGTGGACTACCTGCAAGGCTTTTGGCTGGCCCGTCCCATGCCGGGCGATGAATACCGGGCTCTGGTTCTGCAGCAAACGGTCAACGCTTGA